From a single Collibacillus ludicampi genomic region:
- a CDS encoding Asp23/Gls24 family envelope stress response protein has product MPKELQTSFGKISISEHVIATVAGMAAMDCYGLVGMASRKQVKDSITELLGKENPGRGVEVKLLDDELIVELYIIVSYGTRISEVALNVMEKVKYTLETMLGLVVDKVNIVVQGVRVTGDR; this is encoded by the coding sequence ATGCCGAAAGAATTGCAAACATCGTTTGGAAAAATCTCGATATCGGAACATGTCATCGCTACGGTCGCCGGTATGGCTGCGATGGATTGTTATGGCTTGGTTGGAATGGCTTCACGCAAACAGGTGAAAGATAGTATCACAGAACTTTTGGGTAAAGAAAATCCCGGCAGAGGGGTCGAAGTGAAGCTTCTTGACGATGAGTTGATCGTAGAACTTTACATCATAGTAAGTTACGGCACTCGCATCTCCGAAGTGGCTCTCAATGTTATGGAAAAGGTCAAATACACCTTGGAGACCATGTTAGGTCTCGTCGTCGATAAAGTGAATATTGTTGTTCAAGGTGTTCGGGTGACCGGTGACCGATGA
- the recG gene encoding ATP-dependent DNA helicase RecG, whose product MSLKTIPVYHVAGVGPARGRDLARLGIYTVDDLLTYFPFRYEDRSAQPLSLNVNEKHVTVRVTVTGKPGVRYRGRRSTLSVPVITEEKYPLTAIWFNQAYLREQLQPGRLVTLTGKLDRMRRTLVVAHHDFSTSEDSVHSGRFVPIYQVCGDLTPKVMRSLMMTALRQYGAQVEEILPHELIRKFKLINRREALERIHAPKDEQSLKQAKRRLIFEEFFLFQLKLQAFRYLHVHQQPGISHTFTDEEIERFLRALPFRLTDAQMSAARDILRDMRSAKPMNRLVQGDVGSGKTVVALMAMYAAFVSGYQSALLVPTEILAEQHARAAEKLLAPLGVQIELLVGSQREKERAERLARIRSGEAHVVVGTHAILEEAVQFNKLSLVITDEQHRFGVRQRAIFRQKGHHPDVLFMSATPIPRTLAMTLFGDLDVSVIDQLPEGRKPIETYWVSPAKEDQVIRFIRNELLKGRQAYIVAPLVEESEKIEGVENAVDIYERLKDRFVGFEVGLMHGRLKGTEKDEIMRRFVANQIQVLVSTTVIEVGVDVPNATIMLIYNADRFGLAQLHQLRGRVGRGEHASTCILIADPSTETGVERLKAMVSTQNGFVLAEKDLELRGPGEFFGLRQSGVPEFKLGNLVEHAHIMRVAREEAYRYISNPDFWTMPACAQLVQYLKEERVLLAPLAD is encoded by the coding sequence GTGAGTCTAAAGACGATACCTGTGTATCATGTGGCTGGAGTAGGGCCGGCTCGCGGACGCGATCTGGCGCGATTGGGTATTTACACGGTTGATGATCTGCTGACATATTTCCCATTTCGTTATGAAGATCGCAGTGCTCAGCCTCTATCGCTCAACGTGAATGAAAAACATGTGACGGTTCGCGTAACGGTTACGGGAAAACCGGGAGTACGTTATCGCGGAAGACGATCGACCCTCAGTGTACCTGTGATTACGGAAGAGAAATACCCGCTAACCGCCATTTGGTTCAATCAAGCTTATCTTCGGGAACAGTTGCAACCCGGTCGGCTCGTCACACTGACGGGAAAACTGGATCGTATGCGCAGGACGCTGGTGGTGGCTCATCATGATTTTTCCACATCAGAGGATTCGGTACATAGTGGAAGATTTGTACCGATTTATCAGGTTTGCGGAGATCTGACTCCAAAGGTTATGCGTTCACTGATGATGACCGCCTTGCGTCAGTATGGAGCGCAGGTCGAGGAAATTTTGCCTCATGAATTGATCCGCAAGTTCAAGTTGATCAATCGGCGCGAGGCACTTGAACGAATCCATGCGCCAAAAGACGAACAGAGTCTCAAACAAGCGAAGCGTCGATTGATTTTCGAAGAATTTTTCCTGTTCCAATTAAAACTGCAAGCGTTTCGTTATCTGCATGTCCATCAGCAACCCGGAATTTCACATACGTTCACTGATGAAGAGATTGAACGTTTTCTGCGCGCACTCCCTTTTCGACTGACAGACGCGCAGATGTCAGCGGCACGTGATATCCTCCGTGATATGCGGTCTGCGAAACCGATGAACCGCCTTGTGCAAGGGGATGTAGGTTCCGGGAAAACGGTCGTGGCACTGATGGCGATGTATGCGGCTTTTGTTTCCGGGTATCAATCGGCATTGCTTGTTCCCACGGAGATACTCGCGGAACAGCATGCTCGTGCAGCAGAAAAGCTGCTCGCGCCTTTGGGGGTTCAAATCGAACTGCTTGTCGGATCGCAGAGGGAAAAGGAGCGTGCGGAACGATTGGCTCGTATTCGCTCGGGCGAGGCGCATGTGGTTGTGGGTACGCATGCGATTCTGGAAGAGGCCGTTCAGTTTAACAAGCTATCGTTGGTAATCACAGATGAGCAGCATCGTTTTGGCGTCCGTCAAAGGGCGATTTTTCGCCAAAAAGGGCATCACCCCGACGTACTGTTTATGTCGGCGACACCGATCCCCCGTACATTGGCCATGACATTGTTTGGCGATCTCGATGTATCGGTGATTGACCAATTGCCGGAAGGCAGGAAACCGATCGAAACATACTGGGTTTCCCCTGCCAAGGAGGATCAGGTCATTCGTTTTATTCGTAACGAGTTGCTGAAAGGACGACAGGCTTATATCGTGGCTCCGTTGGTGGAAGAATCGGAAAAAATTGAAGGGGTCGAGAATGCGGTTGATATTTACGAACGATTAAAAGATCGTTTTGTCGGTTTTGAAGTGGGTCTCATGCATGGTCGTTTGAAGGGAACGGAAAAAGACGAAATCATGCGGCGTTTCGTCGCGAATCAAATACAAGTATTAGTATCGACGACAGTGATCGAAGTGGGAGTAGACGTTCCCAATGCTACGATCATGTTGATTTATAATGCGGATCGTTTTGGTCTGGCACAACTTCATCAATTACGGGGACGAGTCGGCCGCGGCGAGCATGCGTCCACCTGTATACTAATCGCGGACCCGTCCACGGAGACGGGGGTGGAGCGTTTGAAAGCGATGGTATCCACGCAAAACGGATTTGTCTTAGCGGAAAAAGATCTTGAACTGCGAGGTCCCGGCGAATTCTTTGGCCTCCGACAAAGCGGTGTTCCTGAATTCAAATTGGGAAACCTGGTGGAACATGCGCACATCATGCGCGTGGCAAGAGAAGAAGCGTACCGTTATATCAGTAACCCAGATTTTTGGACGATGCCCGCCTGTGCGCAATTGGTACAATATTTGAAAGAGGAACGCGTTCTCCTCGCACCTTTAGCGGATTAG
- the coaD gene encoding pantetheine-phosphate adenylyltransferase translates to MTIAVYPGSFDPVTFGHLDIVERGARIFDKVIIAVMVNPHKNPLFSVEERKELIRRAVEHIPNVEVDSFPGLLVNYVQKKNASVIIKGLRAVSDFESELQMASMNKHMYNDAETFFLPTSTKYSHLSSSIIKEIARHGGPISDFVPPHVEQAIREKYSL, encoded by the coding sequence ATGACGATTGCTGTTTATCCCGGCAGCTTTGACCCAGTAACATTTGGACACTTGGATATTGTGGAACGGGGAGCGCGCATCTTTGACAAGGTGATCATCGCCGTCATGGTCAACCCGCATAAAAATCCCCTCTTCAGTGTCGAAGAACGCAAGGAATTGATCAGGCGTGCCGTCGAACATATTCCGAATGTTGAAGTGGATAGCTTTCCTGGACTTTTAGTCAATTATGTTCAAAAGAAGAATGCGTCAGTGATCATCAAAGGTTTGCGAGCCGTTTCTGATTTTGAGTCCGAATTGCAGATGGCTTCTATGAACAAACATATGTATAACGATGCGGAGACATTCTTTCTACCGACAAGCACCAAATATTCTCACCTGAGTTCCAGCATCATAAAAGAGATCGCTCGTCACGGCGGGCCGATCAGCGACTTCGTTCCTCCGCACGTGGAACAAGCCATCCGCGAGAAATACTCTCTTTGA
- a CDS encoding SepM family pheromone-processing serine protease: MSGQNTWKKRIAKMVIPVVFGISLFYPQPPYYIMQPGSADELAPLVTVEGGKKDEKGSVMLTTVYTIPTRNIYYLAYGYLAPHSELLPKKMVDQGLPQDEYSKILQQMMQSSQQNAMVAGFRAAGKKVDITYLGVEVVSILDQSKAKGILQKGDIIKQIDTYPVHKAEDVVRYLSEKKPGDRVRVTFVRQGKEEQASIECISLPTDSGTVNKQRTGLGIQQITKQEIHFPSKVTFHTENIGGPSAGLMFALEIVSQLSPGDLTKGYKIAGTGTIDIDGNVGQIGGVEHKVVAADKKGAEIFFVPADIAKGDDNAVKAEQTAKEIHSRMKIVPVRNLSDVLDYLKSLPAHP, encoded by the coding sequence ATGTCCGGACAGAATACATGGAAGAAACGGATCGCCAAGATGGTCATCCCCGTCGTTTTCGGTATTTCTTTGTTCTACCCGCAGCCGCCCTATTACATTATGCAACCGGGGTCGGCTGATGAACTTGCGCCTCTTGTTACCGTGGAAGGCGGTAAAAAAGACGAGAAAGGTTCCGTAATGCTCACAACTGTGTATACGATCCCTACACGAAACATCTATTATCTGGCATACGGGTATTTGGCTCCTCATAGCGAGCTTTTGCCAAAAAAAATGGTCGATCAAGGATTACCCCAAGATGAATATTCGAAGATATTGCAGCAGATGATGCAGTCTTCCCAGCAGAATGCGATGGTAGCTGGGTTTCGCGCAGCCGGTAAAAAGGTGGATATCACTTATCTCGGGGTGGAAGTCGTTAGTATCCTTGATCAATCAAAAGCGAAAGGTATCCTGCAAAAAGGGGATATCATCAAACAGATCGATACATATCCGGTACATAAGGCGGAAGATGTCGTCCGTTATCTGAGCGAAAAGAAACCGGGCGACCGTGTACGGGTGACATTCGTGCGCCAGGGGAAAGAAGAACAAGCGAGTATCGAATGTATCTCATTACCGACCGACTCAGGAACGGTCAATAAACAGCGCACAGGACTGGGGATTCAGCAAATCACGAAACAGGAGATCCATTTTCCCTCGAAAGTTACCTTTCATACAGAAAATATAGGTGGACCTTCGGCCGGATTGATGTTTGCGTTAGAGATCGTCTCCCAGTTGTCGCCCGGCGATCTAACAAAAGGATACAAGATCGCCGGAACGGGTACGATTGATATCGACGGCAATGTAGGACAAATTGGCGGTGTCGAGCATAAAGTGGTCGCCGCCGACAAAAAAGGAGCGGAGATATTCTTTGTTCCTGCAGATATCGCCAAAGGGGATGATAATGCTGTCAAAGCGGAACAGACGGCGAAAGAAATCCATTCGCGCATGAAGATTGTCCCGGTACGCAACTTGTCCGACGTCCTCGATTATCTCAAGAGTCTCCCTGCACATCCATAA
- the rsmD gene encoding 16S rRNA (guanine(966)-N(2))-methyltransferase RsmD, whose protein sequence is MIFFERPLQRGVPVMRIIAGLAKGRRLQAVPGRTTRPTSDRVKESIFSIIGPFWQDGVVLDLFAGTGALGIEALSRGMEKAVFIDQDAKALHVIKENLRLCGFVDRAEVYRQDARKALQILARHGRVFDLIFLDPPYRLHIIPDLIDRIEQHALLRSGGVLVAEHAADIELPLRFQRVEQFRHAVYGDTAISFYRKD, encoded by the coding sequence ATGATTTTTTTTGAACGACCTCTACAAAGGGGTGTGCCTGTTATGAGAATTATCGCGGGACTAGCCAAAGGCCGCCGCTTGCAAGCGGTTCCCGGTCGAACAACACGACCTACGAGTGATCGTGTAAAGGAATCTATATTTAGTATCATTGGGCCGTTTTGGCAGGACGGAGTGGTATTGGACTTATTCGCGGGAACGGGAGCTTTGGGAATCGAAGCCCTTTCGCGCGGGATGGAGAAAGCGGTTTTCATTGATCAAGACGCCAAAGCGCTTCATGTGATCAAGGAAAATTTGCGTCTTTGCGGTTTTGTCGACCGAGCGGAAGTGTATCGACAGGACGCGAGAAAGGCATTACAGATCTTGGCGAGACACGGCAGGGTGTTCGATTTGATATTTCTTGATCCTCCATATCGCTTACATATCATTCCCGACTTGATCGATCGTATTGAACAGCATGCATTATTGCGTTCCGGCGGTGTGCTCGTTGCGGAACACGCAGCTGACATCGAGTTGCCGTTAAGATTTCAGAGGGTGGAACAGTTTCGCCATGCTGTTTACGGGGATACCGCCATAAGTTTTTACAGAAAGGATTGA
- a CDS encoding DAK2 domain-containing protein: MDQKVLDGTRFVRIVLAAHHSLEANKEHVNALNVFPIPDGDTGTNMSMSFASGVQEMMEYKGTELYKLANSLSTGLLMGARGNSGVILSQLFRGFAHAIASQNEIDVRQFASALQNGVQTAYRAVVKPVEGTILTVAKEAARAAQAAAKKADATIRSVLEVLVAEAERALARTPDQLPILRQAGVVDSGGQGLVYIYKGFLAAMTGEEMEGEIQELIDRFSSDANVRSPSLAPHHGTDEFGYCTEFFIRLENRPLTDESAEQQIRQALSGFGNSLLVVADKQLVKIHIHAMRPGKVLERAMDFGPLSKIKIDNMTEQYHRLHHNVQETVEVHEEEPSEQRAARRYAIVTVAVGEGIVEVFQSLGVTQVIEGGPTMNPSTEDIMKAVEETGAEHVFVLPNNANIIMAAEQAQSVLRERMTVIPSRSIPQGIAAVLAFHEEHSQEENRAMMTEALSRVKSASITQAVRNSHFQEHEIREGDYLGLYEGKVVSIGHEQELTAQELLAKILDEDDELVTVFYGESVKQRDAESLVDKLSSSYKHCEFELQYGGQPLYDFIFSIE; encoded by the coding sequence ATGGATCAGAAAGTGTTGGACGGAACACGATTTGTCAGAATCGTGTTGGCCGCTCATCACAGTCTGGAAGCGAACAAAGAACATGTAAACGCATTAAACGTTTTTCCGATCCCAGACGGTGATACGGGAACGAATATGAGCATGTCTTTTGCTTCCGGTGTACAAGAAATGATGGAATATAAAGGCACGGAACTGTACAAACTGGCCAATTCCTTATCGACGGGACTGCTTATGGGTGCACGCGGAAACTCGGGTGTCATTCTCTCACAGTTATTTCGAGGTTTTGCTCATGCAATTGCTTCGCAGAACGAGATCGATGTCAGGCAATTTGCGAGCGCTCTGCAAAACGGTGTACAGACCGCATATCGTGCGGTTGTAAAGCCGGTGGAAGGAACGATTCTAACCGTTGCCAAGGAAGCAGCCAGGGCGGCACAAGCGGCTGCAAAGAAAGCGGATGCTACAATCCGATCCGTTTTGGAAGTCTTAGTTGCGGAAGCGGAACGCGCGCTTGCCCGTACCCCGGATCAACTGCCGATCCTACGTCAAGCAGGAGTTGTCGATTCAGGCGGTCAGGGTCTGGTATACATATACAAAGGTTTTCTGGCGGCGATGACAGGGGAAGAAATGGAAGGAGAAATCCAGGAACTCATCGATCGCTTTTCTTCGGATGCAAACGTCCGATCGCCGAGTTTGGCTCCGCACCATGGTACGGACGAATTCGGTTATTGCACCGAATTTTTTATTCGTTTGGAGAATCGTCCTCTAACGGATGAGAGTGCGGAACAACAAATACGGCAAGCTCTTAGTGGATTCGGAAATTCACTTCTCGTCGTCGCGGACAAACAACTCGTCAAAATACATATTCATGCTATGCGTCCGGGGAAAGTATTAGAACGTGCCATGGATTTTGGCCCTTTGTCCAAGATTAAGATCGACAACATGACGGAACAATATCATCGTCTTCATCATAACGTTCAGGAAACGGTTGAAGTGCATGAAGAGGAGCCTTCGGAACAAAGGGCTGCAAGACGATATGCGATCGTAACGGTTGCTGTAGGTGAAGGGATCGTCGAGGTATTTCAAAGTCTTGGGGTCACTCAGGTGATTGAGGGCGGACCGACGATGAACCCTTCGACAGAAGATATCATGAAAGCCGTCGAAGAAACCGGAGCGGAACATGTCTTCGTTCTCCCAAACAACGCGAACATCATTATGGCGGCAGAGCAGGCACAAAGCGTTCTGCGAGAGCGCATGACTGTCATTCCAAGCAGGTCGATTCCGCAAGGGATCGCCGCAGTGCTCGCCTTTCATGAGGAGCATTCTCAGGAAGAGAATCGAGCGATGATGACGGAAGCTCTCAGTCGAGTCAAATCGGCTTCGATCACGCAGGCGGTCAGAAATTCCCATTTTCAAGAACATGAGATTCGCGAAGGAGACTACTTGGGGCTCTACGAAGGAAAAGTGGTTTCGATCGGCCATGAACAGGAATTGACTGCTCAAGAATTGCTTGCGAAAATATTGGATGAAGATGATGAACTTGTGACTGTTTTCTATGGTGAGAGCGTAAAACAAAGGGATGCCGAATCGCTGGTAGATAAGTTGTCTTCTTCGTATAAACATTGTGAGTTTGAGCTTCAATACGGGGGACAACCTTTATATGACTTTATCTTTTCTATCGAATAG
- a CDS encoding patatin-like phospholipase family protein, with translation MRKPKIGLALGAGGARGFAHIGVLQVLEKIGLPIDCIAGSSMGSLVGAFYCTGMETHYMEKLATHLKRRHWIDFTVPRMGFVSGVKIMEMVRFLTKEMNFEDVSIPLAIVATDVEKGERVVFREGPIYRAVRASIAIPGIFVPARIDNRVLVDGGVIDRVPITVCREMGADIVIAVDVGLTEKEVSVKNIIDVFFQTIEIMEREILKTHILNADILIRPDVGHISSTAFTQVEETIALGRKAAEEMADIIKRTVENWKGDA, from the coding sequence ATGCGAAAGCCGAAGATAGGCTTGGCCCTTGGTGCCGGGGGAGCTAGAGGTTTCGCGCACATAGGAGTCCTTCAAGTTCTCGAAAAAATCGGTCTGCCGATCGATTGTATCGCCGGAAGTTCCATGGGGAGTCTGGTCGGTGCATTTTATTGTACAGGCATGGAAACTCATTACATGGAGAAATTAGCCACACATTTGAAAAGGCGCCATTGGATTGATTTTACCGTCCCGAGAATGGGCTTTGTTTCCGGGGTTAAGATTATGGAAATGGTTCGCTTTCTCACAAAAGAAATGAACTTTGAAGACGTGAGCATTCCATTGGCGATCGTAGCCACTGACGTGGAAAAAGGGGAACGGGTGGTTTTTCGTGAAGGGCCGATTTATCGTGCCGTTCGCGCGAGCATCGCCATCCCCGGTATATTTGTTCCCGCACGTATCGATAATAGGGTCCTTGTAGATGGTGGCGTGATCGACCGGGTTCCCATCACGGTTTGCCGTGAGATGGGAGCTGACATCGTGATCGCCGTCGATGTCGGGTTGACGGAAAAAGAGGTGTCCGTAAAAAACATTATTGATGTATTTTTTCAAACGATCGAAATCATGGAACGGGAGATTTTGAAAACACACATACTGAATGCGGATATTTTGATTCGTCCCGATGTCGGACATATCAGTTCCACCGCTTTCACACAAGTGGAAGAAACGATCGCGCTAGGGCGCAAAGCGGCGGAAGAGATGGCTGATATCATTAAGCGGACGGTGGAAAATTGGAAAGGGGATGCATGA
- a CDS encoding nucleotidyltransferase, whose amino-acid sequence MHVTGIIVEYNPMHNGHCYHIRKARETTGADAIVAVMSGYFLQRGEPAVLNKWARTQMALQNGVDLVLELPVVYSTQSARFFALGSVATLDALGVVDSLCFGSEAGNLHTLQKASALISEQPFLLQTLQKEELSRGTSYPRAMADALRRYVAMKEDLDAAVFDQPNNMLGIEYLHALITLNSKIKPFTIRRIAAPYHEETFNHTAIASATAIRKSIMEDRISAAFSFMPENNAAILAKEINEGRAPVSWESFARPIVSLLVRAHVKELTRYLHIDEGLAERLRFAAARNTEMHALIRDVKTKRYTWTRIQRALTALLLGLTKEQAENLELTKGPSYIRVLGFNERGRELLKSANVRSRVPIFTKIKREIPRMMEWDLTASRLYMLAYKSLHQEYFRRELQHPVMDVQGDS is encoded by the coding sequence ATGCACGTTACCGGCATCATTGTCGAATACAACCCCATGCACAACGGCCATTGTTATCATATCCGCAAAGCGCGGGAAACAACGGGTGCCGATGCCATTGTTGCCGTTATGAGCGGATATTTTTTGCAACGAGGGGAACCGGCGGTCTTAAATAAATGGGCACGTACCCAAATGGCATTGCAAAACGGTGTGGATCTCGTATTGGAGCTGCCTGTCGTATATTCGACACAGAGCGCGCGTTTTTTTGCTTTGGGCTCCGTGGCGACATTAGACGCTCTCGGTGTCGTTGATTCCCTTTGTTTCGGCAGCGAAGCAGGAAACCTGCACACATTGCAAAAAGCAAGCGCACTCATCTCCGAACAACCTTTCCTGCTGCAAACCTTGCAAAAGGAAGAACTATCGCGCGGCACTTCCTATCCTCGAGCGATGGCAGACGCGCTACGACGTTACGTGGCAATGAAAGAAGATCTTGACGCCGCTGTATTTGATCAACCGAATAATATGCTCGGCATCGAATATCTTCATGCACTCATTACATTAAACAGCAAGATCAAACCATTCACGATCCGACGCATCGCCGCGCCATACCATGAAGAAACGTTTAATCACACGGCGATCGCCAGTGCAACCGCCATACGAAAATCAATCATGGAAGACAGGATTTCTGCTGCCTTTTCATTCATGCCTGAAAACAACGCGGCGATTCTTGCAAAAGAGATAAACGAGGGGCGAGCACCTGTAAGTTGGGAATCGTTTGCCCGTCCAATCGTTTCTCTTTTGGTGCGCGCACATGTGAAAGAACTGACTCGCTACCTTCACATCGACGAAGGATTGGCCGAAAGACTCCGCTTCGCCGCAGCGAGAAATACTGAGATGCATGCACTCATCCGTGACGTGAAAACAAAGAGATATACATGGACGAGGATTCAACGGGCTTTGACGGCACTCTTACTCGGGTTGACGAAAGAGCAGGCAGAAAACCTTGAATTAACGAAAGGGCCTTCTTATATCCGCGTCCTTGGTTTTAATGAGAGAGGCCGTGAACTGCTTAAATCGGCAAATGTCCGCTCACGGGTGCCCATCTTTACAAAAATAAAACGTGAGATCCCGAGAATGATGGAATGGGATCTCACAGCTTCCCGTCTCTACATGCTAGCGTACAAGTCACTGCATCAAGAATACTTCCGTCGCGAATTGCAACATCCGGTTATGGATGTGCAGGGAGACTCTTGA
- the rpmB gene encoding 50S ribosomal protein L28 translates to MAKRCEVCGKEPKAGNQISHSHILTKRRWLPNIKQVRTIVNGTVKRVRVCTRCLKAGKVKRAI, encoded by the coding sequence ATGGCTAAGCGTTGTGAAGTATGTGGCAAAGAACCAAAAGCGGGAAACCAAATCTCCCACTCACATATTTTGACCAAACGTCGTTGGTTGCCGAACATTAAACAAGTTCGAACCATCGTAAACGGTACCGTAAAGCGCGTGCGCGTTTGCACCCGCTGTCTGAAAGCAGGCAAAGTCAAGCGTGCCATTTAA